The following coding sequences lie in one Frigoribacterium sp. SL97 genomic window:
- a CDS encoding DUF1844 domain-containing protein yields the protein MHFGDDAARDIADVNAVEVINTVCVHLMSAAAVKVGLADDPQRQTDLDEARKLITSLAGLVTASAPEIGDQHARALRDGLRSLQLAFREASAIPDAIGQGPGEKYTGPVN from the coding sequence CTGCACTTCGGTGACGACGCCGCCCGTGACATCGCCGACGTCAACGCGGTCGAGGTCATCAACACCGTCTGCGTCCACCTGATGAGCGCCGCCGCGGTGAAGGTCGGCCTGGCCGACGATCCGCAGCGACAGACCGACCTCGACGAGGCCCGCAAGCTCATCACCTCCCTCGCCGGACTCGTGACCGCCAGCGCACCCGAGATCGGCGACCAGCACGCCCGGGCGCTCCGCGACGGCCTGCGATCGCTGCAACTCGCCTTCCGTGAAGCGTCGGCCATCCCCGACGCGATCGGCCAGGGCCCCGGCGAGAAGTACACCGGCCCCGTCAACTGA
- the infC gene encoding translation initiation factor IF-3, which yields MTTEEFRISDPRTNDRIRVPEVRLVGPAGEQIGVVPIAMALRLAAEAELDLVEVAPNSKPPVAKIMDHGKFKYEAAQKAKEARRNQANTILKEVRFRLKIDKHDYETKRKRAEGFLQGGDKVKAMILFRGREQSRPDQGVRLLQRFAEDVSEWGSVESTPTIDGRNMVMVIGPHKNKSEAKAEAEARKAANKPPKHPTSDEVPADAPAERPTEESK from the coding sequence ATGACGACAGAGGAGTTCCGCATCAGCGATCCCCGTACGAACGACCGTATCCGCGTCCCCGAGGTCCGCCTCGTCGGGCCCGCAGGTGAGCAGATCGGCGTCGTTCCCATCGCCATGGCCCTGCGTCTCGCCGCAGAGGCCGAGCTCGACCTGGTCGAGGTGGCCCCCAACTCGAAGCCTCCCGTGGCCAAGATCATGGATCACGGAAAGTTCAAGTACGAGGCTGCGCAGAAGGCGAAAGAAGCCCGTCGCAACCAGGCGAACACGATCCTCAAAGAGGTCCGTTTCCGCCTGAAGATCGACAAGCACGACTACGAGACGAAGCGCAAGCGCGCCGAGGGCTTCCTCCAGGGCGGCGACAAGGTCAAGGCCATGATCCTGTTCCGTGGTCGCGAGCAGTCGCGTCCCGACCAGGGTGTCCGCCTGCTCCAGCGCTTCGCCGAAGACGTCTCCGAGTGGGGCAGCGTCGAGTCGACGCCCACCATCGACGGCCGCAACATGGTGATGGTCATCGGCCCGCACAAGAACAAGTCCGAGGCCAAGGCCGAGGCAGAAGCTCGCAAGGCGGCCAACAAGCCGCCGAAGCACCCGACGTCCGACGAGGTCCCGGCCGATGCACCGGCCGAGCGACCGACAGAAGAAAGTAAGTAA
- a CDS encoding TrmH family RNA methyltransferase, protein MLDNPRSPRVRAVAKLSKRDARTETRTFLLEGPQSVGEALAFRPELIVELFGTPTALERYPEVAVAAGAEGIDVQFVTEPVLEAMADTVTPQGIVAVCRQFPTSVKDVFAAEPKLVVILEEVRDPGNAGTIIRAADAAGADAVIMTGRSVDLYNPKVVRSTTGSLFHVPVAVGVELPAIVDRCREIGLQVLAADVKGDDLLAARTEGVLAEPTAWLFGNEARGLTDADLARADRTLVVPIYGHAESMNLATAASVCLYESAFAHRG, encoded by the coding sequence CTGCTCGACAATCCCCGTTCACCCCGAGTCCGGGCGGTGGCCAAGCTCTCGAAGCGCGACGCTCGCACCGAGACCCGCACGTTCCTGCTCGAAGGGCCGCAGTCCGTCGGTGAGGCCCTGGCCTTCCGGCCCGAGCTGATCGTCGAACTCTTCGGCACCCCGACGGCTCTCGAGCGTTACCCCGAGGTGGCGGTCGCCGCCGGGGCGGAGGGCATCGACGTCCAGTTCGTCACCGAGCCGGTGCTCGAGGCCATGGCCGACACGGTCACGCCACAGGGCATCGTCGCCGTCTGTCGGCAGTTCCCCACGTCGGTCAAGGACGTCTTCGCCGCCGAGCCGAAGCTCGTCGTGATCCTCGAGGAAGTCCGCGACCCCGGCAACGCGGGCACCATCATCCGGGCCGCGGACGCCGCGGGTGCCGACGCCGTCATCATGACCGGTCGCAGCGTCGACCTCTACAACCCCAAGGTCGTCCGGTCCACGACGGGTTCGCTGTTCCACGTGCCGGTCGCCGTGGGCGTCGAGTTGCCGGCGATCGTCGACCGGTGTCGTGAGATCGGCCTCCAGGTGCTCGCCGCCGACGTCAAGGGAGACGACCTGCTCGCCGCCCGCACCGAGGGCGTGCTCGCCGAGCCGACCGCCTGGCTCTTCGGCAACGAGGCCCGGGGTCTCACCGACGCCGACCTCGCGCGTGCCGACCGCACCTTGGTCGTGCCCATCTACGGTCACGCCGAATCGATGAACCTCGCGACGGCGGCCTCGGTGTGCCTCTACGAGAGCGCCTTCGCCCACCGCGGCTAG
- a CDS encoding histidinol-phosphate transaminase — MSFSLDDLPIRDDLRGLTPYGAPQKKVPVALNVNENTHPIPEDVARDIVESVARAVLDVNRYPDREFTTLRDSLAAYLGHDLTRDNIWAANGSNEVIQQLLQAFGGPGRSVLGFPPTYSMHSIIATGTGSRWIEGRRDEGFRISPETAISEIERTRPDIVFFCGPNNPTGTPLDLATIEAAYDATDGIVFVDEAYAEFMPADQPTALTLLAGRERLVVSRTMSKAFAFAGARVGYLAAHPAVADALRLVRLPYHLSSLTQAAAVAALSHASEMLAMVDDIKAQRDRIVHELTELGYEPWPTWSNFVLFGGVDDPTDVFERLLERGVIVRNLGIPNHLRVSAGTEAETTAFLEALRDIRLSS; from the coding sequence GTGTCCTTCAGTCTCGACGACCTGCCCATCCGTGACGACCTCCGGGGGCTGACGCCCTACGGCGCTCCCCAGAAAAAGGTCCCGGTCGCTCTCAACGTCAACGAGAACACGCATCCCATCCCCGAGGACGTCGCTCGCGACATCGTCGAGTCGGTGGCCCGGGCGGTCCTCGACGTCAACAGGTACCCCGATCGTGAGTTCACGACGCTGCGCGATTCGCTGGCGGCCTACCTCGGGCACGATCTGACCCGCGACAACATCTGGGCGGCGAACGGCTCCAACGAGGTCATCCAGCAGCTCCTCCAGGCCTTCGGAGGCCCGGGCCGCTCCGTCCTGGGGTTCCCCCCCACGTATTCGATGCACTCGATCATCGCCACGGGCACCGGCAGCCGGTGGATCGAGGGTCGTCGTGACGAGGGGTTCCGCATCTCGCCCGAGACCGCGATCTCCGAGATCGAGCGCACCCGTCCCGACATCGTCTTCTTCTGCGGACCGAACAACCCCACGGGCACCCCTCTCGATCTCGCCACGATCGAGGCTGCCTACGACGCGACGGACGGCATCGTCTTCGTCGACGAGGCCTACGCCGAGTTCATGCCGGCCGACCAGCCGACGGCACTGACCCTCCTGGCCGGCCGCGAACGTCTGGTCGTGTCCCGCACGATGAGCAAGGCGTTCGCGTTCGCCGGTGCCCGGGTCGGCTACCTGGCCGCGCACCCGGCCGTGGCCGACGCGCTGCGTCTGGTGCGCCTCCCGTACCACCTCTCGTCCCTGACGCAGGCGGCGGCCGTCGCAGCGCTCTCGCACGCCAGCGAGATGCTCGCCATGGTCGACGACATCAAGGCCCAGCGTGATCGCATCGTGCACGAGTTGACCGAGCTCGGGTACGAGCCGTGGCCCACCTGGTCGAACTTCGTCCTCTTCGGCGGGGTCGACGATCCGACCGACGTCTTCGAGCGCCTGCTCGAGCGGGGCGTCATCGTCCGCAACCTGGGCATCCCGAACCACCTGAGGGTCAGTGCGGGCACCGAGGCCGAGACCACCGCGTTCCTCGAGGCGCTCCGCGACATTAGGCTCTCTTCGTGA
- the miaA gene encoding tRNA (adenosine(37)-N6)-dimethylallyltransferase MiaA, with product MLVAIVGATGTGKSAFSLDLAEALSARGEAVEIVNADAMQLYRGMDVGTAKLPVAERRGFAHHLLDVLDVTDEASVEWYQREARDLIDGIVARGAVPVLVGGSGLYVSSVLFDFRFPGTDPAIRSRYEAIAHEQGPGALYDLLRERDPASATSIGPSNARRLVRALEVGDLTGRPLSGTLPEKSSPWRPSIVFGVAEERPVLVERLDRRVDQMWRDGLVDEVRGLLPLGLERGVTASRAIGYAQAVAQIRGELGEGDAIDATAALTRRYARRQASWFRRYDDVEWSRSGDAQAVDRAVARILG from the coding sequence GTGCTGGTCGCGATCGTCGGGGCGACCGGCACGGGGAAGTCCGCCTTCTCGCTGGACCTCGCCGAGGCACTGTCCGCCCGGGGCGAGGCGGTCGAGATCGTCAACGCGGACGCCATGCAGCTCTACCGGGGCATGGACGTCGGCACGGCCAAACTGCCGGTCGCCGAACGGCGAGGCTTCGCGCATCATCTCCTCGACGTCCTCGACGTCACCGACGAGGCGAGCGTCGAATGGTATCAACGCGAAGCCAGGGACCTCATCGACGGCATCGTCGCGCGCGGGGCGGTGCCGGTCCTCGTCGGTGGGTCCGGGCTCTACGTCTCGAGCGTGTTGTTCGACTTCCGGTTCCCCGGCACCGACCCTGCGATCCGGAGTCGCTACGAGGCGATCGCCCACGAGCAGGGGCCAGGGGCGCTGTACGACTTGTTGAGAGAGCGCGATCCGGCGTCCGCCACGTCGATCGGGCCCTCCAACGCCCGACGTCTCGTCCGGGCGCTCGAGGTCGGGGACCTCACCGGCCGTCCCCTCTCGGGAACGCTGCCCGAGAAGTCGTCACCGTGGCGGCCGTCGATCGTCTTCGGCGTGGCCGAGGAGCGCCCCGTGCTCGTCGAACGTCTCGACCGACGCGTCGACCAGATGTGGCGAGACGGCCTCGTCGACGAGGTGCGGGGTCTGCTTCCCCTCGGGCTCGAGCGAGGGGTCACGGCGAGCCGGGCGATCGGTTACGCGCAGGCCGTCGCCCAGATCCGGGGTGAGCTCGGCGAGGGGGACGCCATCGATGCCACGGCAGCCCTCACCCGTCGCTACGCCCGCCGCCAGGCGAGCTGGTTCCGCCGGTACGACGACGTCGAGTGGTCCCGCTCGGGCGACGCCCAGGCGGTCGACCGGGCCGTGGCTAGAATCCTGGGGTGA
- a CDS encoding SseB family protein yields the protein MTTAPGGPGHAHDDPGPGGDSAGRPWAGRTFDHHDTAHAGDDGSADPDLLDALLGFREGRLGESDVVDALRPARLLVPLVAVAGDEGLDDHDRRVDKTQELSIVTVSGPDGRDVLPAFTSVETLTRWRPAARPVPVEARRVALAAASESTDRIVVDPGSITEFGLRRPAVWAVAQDLPWVPSHHDEDVLRAFLDASRDEEALVSLVVAPGYRDARLGAPEIVVQLGVAPGLDRDALHALLQRLQAAWAADPVIADRVDSMSVKVVPG from the coding sequence ATGACGACCGCGCCGGGCGGACCGGGGCACGCACACGACGATCCCGGTCCCGGCGGAGACAGCGCCGGGCGTCCGTGGGCCGGGCGAACCTTCGACCATCACGACACGGCGCACGCCGGAGACGACGGGTCCGCCGACCCGGACCTGCTCGACGCCCTCCTCGGGTTCCGCGAGGGGCGGCTCGGAGAGAGCGACGTCGTCGACGCCCTCCGTCCGGCGCGCCTGCTCGTGCCTCTGGTCGCCGTGGCGGGGGACGAAGGTCTCGACGACCACGATCGCCGCGTCGACAAGACGCAGGAGCTCTCCATCGTCACGGTCTCCGGTCCGGACGGCCGGGACGTGTTGCCGGCATTCACCTCGGTCGAGACCTTGACGCGGTGGCGCCCCGCTGCCCGACCGGTGCCGGTGGAGGCTCGGCGCGTGGCCCTCGCGGCCGCCTCGGAGTCGACCGACCGCATCGTGGTCGACCCCGGATCGATCACCGAGTTCGGTCTGCGTCGTCCGGCCGTCTGGGCCGTCGCGCAAGACCTCCCGTGGGTGCCGAGCCACCACGACGAAGACGTCCTGCGCGCGTTCCTCGACGCGTCACGTGACGAGGAGGCGCTGGTCAGCCTGGTCGTCGCGCCCGGCTATCGAGACGCCCGGCTCGGTGCCCCCGAGATCGTCGTCCAGCTGGGCGTGGCGCCGGGTCTGGACCGCGACGCCCTGCACGCGTTGCTGCAGCGACTGCAGGCGGCCTGGGCCGCCGATCCGGTGATCGCCGACCGGGTCGACAGCATGTCGGTGAAGGTCGTCCCGGGCTGA
- the hisH gene encoding imidazole glycerol phosphate synthase subunit HisH: MTGARPSVVVLDYGSGNVHSAVKALELAGADVELTSDRARVQAADGLFVPGVGAFAAVMSQLESVRGGELIDRRLAGGRPVMGICVGMQVFFEGGVERGNSTGGLGAWPGVVDELKADVLPHMGWNTVDVPEGSVLFDGVADERFYFVHSFAAQEWSLDVIRPFAEPHVTWADHGGRFVAAVENGPLWATQFHPEKSGRPGIRLLSNWLGTL; this comes from the coding sequence GTGACCGGCGCGCGTCCCTCCGTCGTCGTCCTCGACTACGGCAGCGGCAACGTCCACTCGGCCGTCAAGGCCCTCGAGTTGGCGGGTGCCGACGTCGAGCTGACGTCCGATCGCGCCCGGGTGCAGGCGGCCGACGGCCTCTTCGTCCCCGGCGTCGGTGCGTTCGCAGCCGTCATGAGCCAGCTCGAGTCCGTCCGCGGTGGTGAGCTGATCGACCGACGGTTGGCCGGCGGGCGTCCGGTCATGGGCATCTGCGTCGGCATGCAGGTCTTCTTCGAGGGCGGCGTCGAACGCGGCAACAGCACCGGTGGCCTCGGGGCGTGGCCCGGCGTGGTCGACGAACTGAAGGCCGACGTCCTGCCGCACATGGGCTGGAACACCGTCGACGTTCCCGAGGGCAGCGTGCTCTTCGACGGGGTGGCCGACGAGCGGTTCTACTTCGTCCACTCGTTCGCCGCACAAGAGTGGTCCCTCGACGTGATCCGACCCTTCGCCGAACCGCACGTCACGTGGGCCGACCACGGCGGCCGTTTCGTCGCCGCCGTCGAGAACGGCCCGCTCTGGGCGACGCAGTTCCACCCCGAGAAGTCGGGCCGGCCGGGCATCCGGCTGCTCTCGAACTGGCTCGGCACCCTCTGA
- the rpmI gene encoding 50S ribosomal protein L35: MPKQKTHSGAKKRFKVTGSGKIMKQQAGMRHNLEVKSAKRKARLNQDQVLAPADAKVAKKLLGH; encoded by the coding sequence ATGCCCAAGCAGAAGACCCACTCCGGCGCCAAGAAGCGCTTCAAGGTCACCGGTTCCGGCAAGATCATGAAGCAGCAGGCTGGCATGCGCCACAACCTCGAGGTGAAGAGCGCCAAGCGCAAGGCTCGCCTGAACCAGGACCAGGTGCTCGCTCCCGCCGACGCCAAGGTCGCCAAGAAGCTTCTCGGTCACTGA
- the lexA gene encoding transcriptional repressor LexA, whose amino-acid sequence MSDPKRTPQAATDAPRQLDPGVLPRKELTAKQASILAAITESIGHRGYPPSMREIGDAVGLKSLSSVTHQLNQLELAGKIRRDPNRPRALEVLVDATAPAVAPATVFTTSDDGDTAHVPMVGRIAAGIPITAEQQIEDVMPLPRQLVGKGELFMLRVVGDSMIDAAICDGDWVVVRQQQDAENGDIVAAMLDDEATVKVFRQRDGHTWLLPRNSAFEPIVGDHAQIVGKVVAVLRSV is encoded by the coding sequence ATGAGCGACCCGAAGCGCACCCCGCAGGCGGCCACCGACGCCCCCCGTCAGCTCGATCCGGGCGTCCTCCCCCGCAAGGAGTTGACGGCGAAGCAGGCGTCGATCCTCGCCGCGATCACCGAGAGCATCGGACACCGCGGCTATCCCCCGAGCATGCGCGAGATCGGCGACGCCGTCGGCCTCAAGTCCCTGTCGAGCGTCACGCACCAGCTGAACCAGCTCGAACTCGCCGGCAAGATCCGCCGTGACCCGAACCGACCCCGAGCCCTCGAGGTCCTCGTGGACGCGACGGCGCCGGCGGTCGCCCCGGCCACCGTCTTCACGACGAGTGACGACGGCGACACGGCTCACGTCCCCATGGTCGGACGGATCGCCGCCGGCATCCCCATCACGGCCGAGCAGCAGATCGAGGACGTGATGCCCCTGCCGCGTCAACTCGTCGGCAAGGGCGAACTGTTCATGTTGCGGGTGGTCGGCGACTCGATGATCGACGCGGCCATCTGCGACGGGGACTGGGTCGTCGTGCGGCAGCAGCAGGACGCCGAGAACGGCGACATCGTCGCGGCCATGCTCGACGACGAAGCGACCGTCAAGGTGTTCCGCCAGCGAGACGGCCACACCTGGCTGCTTCCCCGGAACAGCGCGTTCGAACCAATCGTCGGCGACCATGCGCAGATCGTCGGCAAGGTCGTCGCCGTGTTGCGCTCCGTCTGA
- a CDS encoding amino acid ABC transporter ATP-binding protein: protein MEPLVVVDHVNKHFGDLHVLKDITTTVGKGEVVVVIGPSGSGKSTLCRAINRLETIDDGVITIDGTRLPEEGAALARLRADVGMVFQSFNLFSHKTILENVMLGQLKVRKRTKAEARERAMQLLERVGVANQADKMPSQLSGGQQQRVAIARALAMDPKVMLLDEPTSALDPEMITEVLDVMVQLAKDGMTMIVVTHEMGFARKAADRVVFMADGQIVEEATPEKFFTDPQSTRAQDFLAKILTH, encoded by the coding sequence ATGGAACCCCTCGTCGTGGTCGACCACGTCAACAAGCACTTCGGTGACCTCCACGTCCTGAAGGACATCACCACGACGGTGGGCAAGGGTGAGGTGGTCGTCGTGATCGGCCCGAGCGGTTCGGGCAAGTCGACCCTCTGCCGGGCGATCAACCGCCTCGAGACCATCGACGACGGCGTCATCACGATCGACGGCACGCGTCTGCCCGAAGAAGGTGCGGCTCTCGCCCGCCTGCGCGCCGACGTCGGCATGGTGTTCCAGAGCTTCAACCTCTTCTCGCACAAGACCATCCTCGAGAACGTCATGCTGGGCCAGCTCAAGGTGCGGAAGCGCACCAAGGCCGAGGCGCGCGAGCGGGCGATGCAGTTGCTCGAGCGGGTCGGCGTCGCGAACCAGGCCGACAAGATGCCGTCCCAGCTCTCGGGCGGGCAGCAGCAGCGTGTCGCGATCGCCCGGGCACTGGCGATGGACCCCAAGGTGATGCTCCTGGACGAGCCCACCAGCGCACTCGACCCCGAGATGATCACCGAGGTGCTCGACGTCATGGTGCAGCTCGCGAAGGACGGCATGACGATGATCGTCGTCACCCACGAGATGGGGTTCGCGCGCAAGGCCGCCGATCGCGTCGTCTTCATGGCCGACGGTCAGATCGTCGAAGAGGCGACGCCCGAGAAGTTCTTCACCGACCCCCAGTCGACCCGCGCCCAGGACTTCCTCGCGAAGATCCTCACGCACTGA
- the hisB gene encoding imidazoleglycerol-phosphate dehydratase HisB gives MTETTRAARTASLSRETSESSIALALDLDGSGRSTIDSSVPFFDHLLTALSKHSLIDLEVTAKGDTHIDVHHTVEDIGITFGTALKQALGDKSGISRYGDALVPLDEALVQAVVDVSGRPYLVHTGEPEGFEYHLIGGHFTGSMVRHVFEAITFHAGITVHVRVLGGRDPHHIAEAEFKAFARALRQAVQPDPRVSGIPSTKGAL, from the coding sequence GTGACCGAGACGACCCGCGCCGCCCGTACCGCTTCCCTCTCGCGCGAGACGAGCGAGTCCAGCATCGCCCTCGCCCTCGACCTCGACGGTTCGGGCCGATCGACGATCGACTCGTCGGTGCCGTTCTTCGACCACCTCCTGACGGCGTTGTCGAAGCACTCCCTGATCGACCTCGAGGTCACCGCGAAGGGCGACACGCACATCGACGTCCACCACACCGTCGAAGACATCGGCATCACGTTCGGCACCGCGCTGAAGCAGGCGCTCGGCGACAAGTCGGGCATCTCGCGCTACGGTGACGCGCTCGTCCCGCTCGACGAGGCCCTCGTGCAGGCGGTCGTCGACGTGTCGGGGCGTCCGTACCTCGTCCACACGGGCGAGCCGGAGGGGTTCGAGTACCACCTCATCGGCGGGCACTTCACCGGCTCGATGGTCCGCCACGTCTTCGAGGCGATCACCTTCCACGCCGGCATCACCGTGCACGTCCGCGTGCTGGGCGGGCGTGATCCGCACCACATCGCCGAGGCCGAGTTCAAGGCGTTCGCCCGGGCGCTCCGCCAGGCGGTCCAGCCCGACCCGCGCGTCAGTGGCATCCCGTCGACGAAGGGTGCCCTGTGA
- a CDS encoding class I SAM-dependent methyltransferase codes for MASEHYFSPQPGSAAKPRTIEVVLAGRELTLTTAAGVFSPGRVDPGTSVLLGGTPTPPRAGHLLDVGCGWGPITLSLALSSPDATVWAVDVNERVLDLVRENARSVGLENVNAVTPDGVPDDLRFATIWSNPPIRVGKAELHSLLERWLPRLDAGSDAWLVVQKNLGADSLQRWMNETMTGVVDVTRASTSKGYRILRAERLTDAD; via the coding sequence ATGGCCAGCGAGCACTACTTCTCCCCCCAGCCCGGCAGCGCGGCCAAGCCCCGGACGATCGAGGTCGTCCTCGCGGGCCGGGAGCTGACCCTGACCACGGCTGCCGGCGTCTTCAGCCCCGGCCGCGTCGACCCGGGCACCTCGGTCCTGCTGGGGGGCACGCCGACGCCGCCGAGGGCGGGCCATCTGTTGGACGTCGGGTGCGGGTGGGGCCCCATCACACTGAGCCTCGCGTTGTCGTCACCCGACGCGACGGTCTGGGCCGTCGACGTGAACGAGAGAGTGCTCGACCTCGTGCGCGAGAACGCGCGGTCGGTCGGCCTCGAGAACGTCAACGCCGTGACCCCCGACGGTGTTCCCGACGATCTGCGCTTCGCGACGATCTGGTCGAACCCGCCGATCCGGGTCGGCAAGGCCGAGCTGCACTCCCTGCTCGAACGGTGGCTCCCCCGCCTCGACGCGGGGTCGGACGCGTGGCTGGTCGTGCAGAAGAACCTGGGGGCCGACTCCCTGCAGCGCTGGATGAACGAGACCATGACCGGCGTCGTGGACGTGACCCGCGCCTCCACCAGCAAGGGATACCGGATACTGCGCGCCGAGCGACTCACCGACGCCGACTGA
- the rplT gene encoding 50S ribosomal protein L20, whose protein sequence is MARVKRAVNAAKKRRVILERAEGYRGQRSRLYRKAKEQVTHSLVYSYRDRRARKGEFRRLWIQRINAASRANGLTYNRLIQGLSLAGVEVDRRILAELAVNEPATFASLVATAKAALPADTSAPKVAA, encoded by the coding sequence ATGGCAAGAGTCAAGAGAGCGGTCAACGCCGCCAAGAAGCGTCGCGTCATCCTCGAGCGTGCCGAGGGTTACCGCGGTCAGCGTTCGCGCCTGTACCGCAAGGCCAAAGAGCAGGTCACGCACTCGCTCGTCTACTCGTACCGTGACCGTCGTGCGCGCAAGGGCGAGTTCCGTCGTCTGTGGATCCAGCGCATCAACGCCGCGTCGCGTGCGAACGGCCTGACCTACAACCGCCTCATCCAGGGTCTGTCCCTGGCCGGCGTCGAGGTCGACCGTCGCATCCTGGCCGAGCTGGCCGTCAACGAGCCCGCCACGTTCGCGTCGCTCGTCGCCACCGCCAAGGCCGCGCTGCCCGCCGACACCTCGGCCCCCAAGGTCGCCGCGTAG
- the dapF gene encoding diaminopimelate epimerase, which produces MTTTLQFTKGHGTGNDFVLFTDPDAGTDLSPAMIRALADRRFGVGGDGVIRAVRTAALSTEAGLLETEPRAEWFMDYHNADGSPAEMCGNGIRVFARYLLERGLVQLGEDDVLVVGTRAGAREVRRDGTGFRVDLGPWRLGDDDPVVRARELHAARPGLPISVGNPHVVVALAGDDELDGLDLTYVPIVDPAPADGANVEFVVPADPLVVDGLGRIRMRVHERGSGETLSCGTGAAAAALATRYWAGASAPEAWLVEVPGGVVGVSVSHHADGEHVSLSGPAELVFTGALEL; this is translated from the coding sequence GTGACCACCACGCTGCAGTTCACCAAGGGGCACGGCACGGGCAACGACTTCGTCTTGTTCACCGATCCCGATGCGGGCACCGACCTGAGCCCTGCCATGATCCGGGCCCTGGCGGACCGGAGGTTCGGGGTGGGCGGGGACGGGGTCATCCGTGCGGTCCGCACGGCGGCGTTGTCCACCGAGGCGGGCCTGCTCGAGACCGAGCCCCGCGCCGAGTGGTTCATGGACTACCACAACGCCGACGGCAGCCCGGCCGAGATGTGCGGCAACGGCATCCGTGTCTTCGCGCGCTACCTCCTCGAGCGGGGGCTGGTGCAGCTGGGCGAGGACGACGTGCTCGTCGTCGGCACACGGGCCGGCGCGCGTGAGGTGCGTCGTGACGGCACGGGCTTCCGCGTCGACCTGGGGCCGTGGAGGCTCGGCGACGACGATCCGGTCGTGCGGGCGCGCGAGCTGCACGCGGCGCGTCCCGGCCTGCCGATCTCGGTGGGCAACCCCCACGTGGTGGTGGCACTCGCCGGCGACGACGAACTGGACGGTCTCGACCTGACCTACGTGCCGATCGTCGACCCGGCCCCGGCCGACGGGGCGAACGTCGAGTTCGTGGTCCCGGCGGACCCGCTCGTGGTCGACGGGCTGGGTCGCATCCGCATGCGTGTCCACGAGCGGGGCAGCGGCGAGACCCTGTCGTGCGGCACCGGTGCGGCAGCGGCCGCCCTGGCGACGCGGTACTGGGCAGGAGCCTCGGCACCCGAGGCCTGGTTGGTCGAGGTCCCCGGCGGCGTCGTGGGCGTGTCGGTGAGTCATCACGCCGATGGTGAGCACGTCTCGCTCAGTGGGCCGGCCGAACTGGTCTTCACCGGCGCGCTCGAGCTCTGA
- the priA gene encoding bifunctional 1-(5-phosphoribosyl)-5-((5-phosphoribosylamino)methylideneamino)imidazole-4-carboxamide isomerase/phosphoribosylanthranilate isomerase PriA has protein sequence MSEFCTTPALTLFPAVDVAGGQAVRLTQGEAGSETNYGDPVSAADDWASQGAEWLHLVDLDAAFGRGDNRAVIKRVIKQVKGVNVELSGGIRDDKSLEDALSTGVKRINLGTAALENPEWAAHVIAEYGEAVAVGLDVRGTTLAARGWTEEGGDLWTVLARLEEAGCARYVVTDVTKDGTLQGPNVDLLRQVMEHTDRPVIASGGISSLDDLVALRELVPQGLEGAIVGKALYSGAFTLGAALDVASN, from the coding sequence ATGAGCGAGTTCTGCACCACCCCCGCCCTGACCCTGTTCCCCGCCGTCGACGTGGCGGGCGGTCAGGCCGTGCGCCTGACCCAGGGTGAGGCCGGCAGCGAGACGAACTACGGCGACCCGGTCTCGGCAGCCGACGACTGGGCGAGCCAGGGCGCCGAATGGCTGCACCTGGTCGACCTCGACGCCGCCTTCGGGCGCGGAGACAACCGCGCCGTCATCAAGAGGGTCATCAAGCAGGTCAAGGGCGTCAACGTCGAGCTCAGCGGTGGCATCCGCGACGACAAGTCCCTCGAGGACGCGTTGAGCACCGGCGTGAAGCGCATCAACCTCGGCACCGCGGCCCTCGAGAACCCCGAATGGGCCGCCCACGTCATCGCCGAGTACGGCGAGGCGGTGGCCGTCGGGCTCGACGTCCGGGGCACCACGCTGGCGGCGCGGGGTTGGACCGAAGAGGGCGGCGATCTCTGGACCGTCCTCGCGCGGCTCGAAGAGGCCGGCTGTGCGCGCTACGTCGTGACCGACGTGACTAAGGACGGCACGCTCCAGGGTCCCAACGTCGACCTGTTGCGTCAGGTGATGGAGCACACCGATCGTCCGGTGATCGCCTCGGGGGGCATCTCGAGCCTCGACGACCTCGTGGCTCTGCGTGAGCTCGTGCCGCAGGGGCTCGAGGGCGCCATCGTCGGCAAGGCGCTCTACTCGGGAGCCTTCACCCTCGGCGCAGCCCTCGACGTCGCGTCGAACTGA